The DNA sequence GTGGCCGGAAGAACCATAGTACACTCATCGAACTTGCCTCTTGAACGAGCTTCAAATCCTGCAATCGCATAGGGCCGTAACCTTTCCGTGTCTCGGCAGTTTAAACAGTAAGAAGCGACGCGCGCTGGAGAGGATGGATTGAAGGTTCAAGGAACAGACACGGCGGAGCGGCTTGCGATCGAGGCCGCCCAGAAGGACCCTGCCCGGTTCGCCGAGCTTTACGAGAATAACTTTGAACGCGTGTATGCGTACATCGCGCGGCGCGTCCGCGACCGCCATGAAGCCGAGGACTTGACCTCCGAAGTTTTTCATCAGGCGCTGGCTAATCTTCCGCGCTTTGAATGGCGCGGTGTGCCTTTCGCCGCGTGGCTCTTCAAGATCGCTGCGAATTCGATTATCGATCGCTCGAAACGCGTGGCCAAAGAGAGCGAAGTCCCCATGACCCTCGATCTTCCCGCGGACGTCAGCTCTCAGCAAATTGAAGATGAAGTAGAACAGCGCGCACGGCTCTTCAAACTGGTCGATCGGCTTCCGTCAGATCAGCGACGCGTGATCGGAATGCGCTTCGCCGAAGAAAAGAGTATTCGCGAAGTCGCCCAAGAGCTTGGGCGCACGGAAGGCGCCGTGAAGCAGCTTCAATTCCGCGCGCTGCAAAACCTGCGGACCTGGGAGCGCAGCCGTCCCGGCCGCCTGCCAGGTAAGCAGACAGGTAACACGAATGGCTAACGCGACCTTGATAGAACAACTCGATGAAGCGCTGGAGGCGATCCTCGCCAACCCCGGTGCGCCGCTTCCGCCTGTGAACGCGAGTGTCGATGCGCTGCTTCGCGTTGCTGCCGAGTTGCGCGATCTTCCTCGCGCGGACTTCAAAGCTCGTCTTAAGGCTGATCTCGAAAGGAGAGCATCTATGCGAACGACCGCAGTCAAACCGATCCGTGAGGGTTTCCATACGATCACTCCATATCTCATCGTCAAGGAGGCGGCTGAACTGATCGATTTCGTGAAGCAGGCATTCGGCGCCGGCGAACTCTATCGAGGTACGGGAACAGCCGGCGGGATCCACGCCGAGGTGAAGATCGGAGACTCGATTGTCATGATGGGAGGCGGCCCGGCTTTGGGTCGAGCTTCGAGCCCGACTGGAATTCACCTCTACGTCGAGGATGCCGACGCTGTTTATGAGCGCGCGTTGCAAGCGGGCGGTACATCTATGTACGGACCAGTGGATCAGGTCTATGGAGACCGCGAAGCCGGCGTTAAGGACCTGTCGGGCAATCATTGGTACATTGCCACGCACAAAGGAGCCGGGCACATCCCCGAAGGCCTTCGCACAGTGACGCCCTTTTTGCATCCACGCGGCGCAGATCGGATGATTGACTTCCTAAAAGAGGCCTTTGGCGCGGAAGAGGAATCTCGAGCGCAGTCGCCGGACGGTGTCATTCATCACGCGACGGTCAGGATCGGCGACTCAATGATTGAGATGGGTGAAGCCCACGGCGAATGGCAACCGATGGCCACGACGTTTTTCATGTACGTGGACGATGTAGACAGCGTGTACCAGCGCGCGGTTGCGGCGGGCGGTGTTTCGCAAAGCGAGCCGGCCGATCAGCCTTATGGAGACCGCGTAGCGGGCGTATCGGATCCGTTCGACAACGTCTGGTATATTGCCACTCACATAAGGGACGCACCGGCGTAGTCCGTAGTCCGTAGTCCGTAGTCAAACGGAACGCAGTTCTCATTTTGAGCGAACCAACTGGCGACTGACCACGGAACCACGGACTACGGACTACGGACTACGGACTACGGACTTGAGAGACCATATCAACGAAAGAGGAGAGATTCATGACAACCAAAGTCAATCACATTCCGGCAGGCTACCACACCGCGACGCCTTACTTGATAGCGAAGGACGCGGCGGCTGCCATTGAGTTTTACAAGAAAGCCTTCGGCGCGACGGAACTCGAGCGCATTACCGACGAGAGCGGAGCGGTAAGGCACGGCGAGTTCAAGATCGGCGATTCACCATTCATGATCACCGACGAGCACCCGGATTACCCGGCCTGGCAAAGCCCGCTGTCTCGCGGGGGCTCGCCCGTGCACATCTATCTCTACGTCGAGGACGTCGATGCCGCGTTCAAACAGGCGATCTCTTGTGGGGCGGCGGAACTGCTTCCGGTGCAGGACCAGTTCTACGGGGACCGAAGTGGCGCACTGACCGATCCATTCGGCCACGTTTGGTACATCGCAACGCACATCGAAGACGTCTCGTCCGAAGAGATCATGAGGCGTGCAGCGGAAGGCAAGCATTGAACCGTCAAGGTGCTTAGCCTTTTTTGTGAGCGACGGATACACTGATTCAGCTATCGAAGAAAGAGGACAAGATCATGACAAGCAAACCGGCACGCGTGCCGCAGCCCGCCGTTACTCCCTACTTGACGGTCAAGGGCGCGGCCGACGCGATTGAGTATTACAAGAAGGTGTTTGGAGCTGAGGAAACAATGCGCCTTGCGGAACCTGATGGGAGGATCGGACACGCCGAGATTATGATCGGTGGTTCGCCCATTATGATGTCCGACGAGTACCCTGACCTTGACGCGCTCAGTCCGCAATCGCGCGGAGGCTCGACGGTGGGGATACATCTTTATGTCGAAGACGTCGACGAAGTGTTTTCCCGAGCTGTGGCTGAAGGTGCTACCGCGGCTCGCCCGGTGAAGGATGAGTTCTACGGCGACCGGTCATGCAAATTGGTCGACCCGTTCGGACACGTTTGGTACGTGTCAACGCGCAAGGAAGACTTGTCCGCTGCGGAAGTGACGCAGCGCTATAACGACTTGATGAAGCAATAGCCCGGATCGAGTCCCACGCAAGAGATCAGCACACGTTTCCGGTCGGCGCAGTTGAGGAGGCGTCGGCATGCTCTCCGTGTTAGACTCTCGATGGACGCTTCAGTGCTACAGACGGCGGCCCGAACGGCCGCCGCCCCGAGATTCACCGACCGAGCCGAAAGGATAAACTGAACATGCTTGAAGCAGGAAACCCGTTTCCGAATTTCTCCCTCCCAAACCAGGACGGCAAGACCGTGAGCCTCGGCGATTTCGCGGGCAAGTGGCTTGTGGTTTATTTCTACCCGAAGGACGATACCCCCGGCTGCACGATTCAAGGCAAGTCCTTCACCGCAACCAAGTCCGATTTCGATGCCGCCGGCATCAACGTCGTCGGCGTCAGCCAGGATGACGTGGACTCGCACAAGAGTTTCTGTGACAAGTTCAGCTTCACGATCGATCTACTCGCCGATACGAACGCCGAGATGCTCAAGGCGTGCGGCGTCGGCCAGTCCGAGTACAAAGGCACGATGTACTGGGACAGGACTTCGTTCGTAGTAGATCCCACCGGAATCGTGCGAAAGGTTTACGAGAAGGTGAATCCGCAAGGGCACGAGACGGTACTGCTCGGCGACATTAAGCACTTGAAGGGCGAGTGACTCACTATCTTGAAACCAGAACGTGCCGTTGAGTAGTATTATCCTCGGAAGCTCGAGCAAAGCGAGGTTGTTGAAACGCAAAGCCGGGTAGTTCGAAGTTCATCGCATTTACCTTCAAGGCGTACTTGTTTCGTCGCTCGGATTGTCACGGTGGCTGGGTATAGACTCTTCCACGGATTCGATGCCGCGCCGCGTGCCGGGATTCCCCTTCAGTGGATCACACTTGTTGCGAAAGGGAATCCTTTAGAATGGCTTCCGCAGAACGATCCCTCCACGAGGAGGAGACATTTTCAGTTACGGAGGATTTCAAATGAAATACAGAGTTGTGATTTTTTCAGCCGTCCTGGTGCTTGCCTCGCTAACGTTGGCGTTGGCCGCGCACGTGGATGGCAAATGGACGGCTACGGTCCCCGGCCGGGGCGGTCAAACGAGCGAGACAACCTTCACCTTCAAGTCTGATGGCGCCAAGCTAGCTGGGACAGTGTCGACACCGCAGGGTGAGACTCCCATTTCCGACGGAGTCATCAAAGGGGATGAGATTTCTTTCACGATGACATTCGAGGCCCAGGGCAACTCAATCAAGCTGCTTTACAAGGGGACGGTCGCTGGCGACGAGATCAAGTTCACGCGGACCAGAGAAGGCAGTGACCAGCCTGGCCGGGAGTTCACGGCGAAGAGAGTCAAGTAGCGCCGAAACGACATTCAGTAGAAAAAAAGCATGGAGGTAGTCCGTAGTCAGTGGTCCGTTAGCTACGGACTACTGACCACGGACTACGGACAACCCCCATGGCGCTTGAGCTGCAAAACTCTTTCTGATGGAGGATAAGATGAGAAAAGCGATGATGATTGTTACCGTGCTGGTGCTGCTGTTAGCTTCCATTCCGGCACTCGCGCAGAGTTCTGCTGCCGCTCGCGATCAGCACGCGGAGCACATGGCCTTCAACGCGGTTGAGCAGGATTGGGCAAAACAGCGCGCGGATAAATCGCCGCGCCATCAGGAATGGGTGAAGGTCAAGAACGGCACACGCGAAGTGAATTCTTTTCTCGTGTTTCCCGAGGTCAAGAGCAAAGCGACGGCCATCATCGTCATCCACGAAATCTTTGGGATGAGCGATTGGGTGCGCAGCTTGACCGATCAACTTGCGGAAGCCGGTTACATTGCAATTGCTCCCGACTTGCTTTCAGGGATGGGTCCCAAGGGCGGCGGCTCAAGCGAGTTTGATCGCAGCGGCATCGGCCAAGCCATCCGTGACCTGCCAGCCGACCAGATCACTGCCGACCTGAATGCCGTCGCTGACTACGTATCCAAGCTCCCCGCCTCAAACGGCAAAGTCGCGGTCGGCGGATTCTGTTACGGTGGCTCCCAGACCTTTCGGTTTGCGACTAACCGGCCAAGCCTCAAGGCGGCGTTTGTCTTCTATGGCGGCGGGCCGGAGAGCAAAGAGGCGATCGCCAAGATCAAGTGTCCGGTATATGGGTTCTACGGCGGCAGCGATAGTCGCATCAATGCGACGATCCCCAAAAGCCAGGAATTGATGAAGGAAGCGGGCAAAACCTATGAGCCGGTCACCTACGCGGGCGCGGGGCACGGCTTCATGCGTGCCGGCGAAGATCCGACTGCCAACGAGGCGACCCCAGAGGCAAAAGCAATCAAAGAGGCAAACAAGAAGGCTCGCGACGAGGCGTGGGTTCGGTGGAAGGACCTGCTCAAGAAACTCTGAAAGACCGAAGCTGTCCGCATCGCGCTCCTAACGGCATTGCTGCCGAGGTCGTTAACGGTGGGAACATCTACACGGGTGCTGAAAAAGTTAAACCGGGGTCCCGAATCCCACCAACGCAGTTGGTGGATCGTTCATACGTGGCCTACAAGTAAGAGCGCAGCTTGCTCTTGAATCCCACCAACGCAGTTGGTGGATCGTTCATACCCAGCCTAACTCAACGCTCGGATGCACTTTCCGGCTGATCAAGCTAGGGTTGGATATGAACGATCCACCAACTGCGTTGGTGGGATTGCACCTGAACTCGTGTGTCACCGACTTTTTCAGCAGCCTGCTGGATTGGGGGGTACCAATGAAGCTGCAAGCTTGCGCGATACTCACTATCTGTAGCCTGGCAGCGGCGACGCAGACTGTCGGGCTACAGGTCAAACCTGATGTGACCGGCACTCGAAAGGCCGGCGAAATCGTGCTCGAGCCGGCGTCGCTGTCCACACCGGAGACTGGAGCCCTCAATTTCGAGTTAGGCACGCTGTATGTGCCAGAAAACCGCGCCGACCCGAAAAGCCGAATCATAGGCGTCGGGTTCGCGCGATTCCGGGCGCTGCAACCGACGACCGCCCCGCCGCAATTTCATCTGCCCGGCGGCCCGGGCGATTCCTACCTGAGGGGATTGAAACAGGACAACCGGCAACTCGCGCGCTGGATAAAGAGCATCAACATCTATAGGCGCGTCGGCGACGTGGTATTCGTAGACCAGCGAGGCAATAGCGAACGTGGCGAGATCCTGAAGTTGAAGTACCGAACACCAGACCAGCCGCTTGATCAACCAACTAGTCTTGCGCGCGCGACGGCCGCCTTTGTCGAAGGAGCGCGCGCGGCTGTCGCTGAATATGAGAAGAAGGGAATCGACTTGCGCGGATACACGGTCAAAGAATGCGCGGACGATGTCAATGATCTGCGGCGCGCGTTGGGCTACGATCGAATCACGCTCGTAGGGACCAGCTTCGGGTCGCAATGGAGCTTCGCCGTTATGCGCCGCCATCCCGAGGTGATTGCACGCGCGTTGCTCTCGGGGGTGGAACCGCTCGATTACGGCTACGATATGCCGTCGCACGTTTTTGCCGCAGTTCAGCGAATGTGGTGGGAGGCCGAAAAGGACCCGCGACTCAAGCCTTACCTTCCGCGCGGTGGATTGATGACAGCGGCTCGCGAGGTCTTCCGGCGGCTCGATCGCGGCGCGGTTCAGGTGAGACTCTCGGACACGGTCACCGTTACGGTCGGGCGCGAAGATTTCCAGAGGGACTTTCCTCGAGGGGCGAACGGACCGGCCTTTCTGTTGTCATTGTATTACGAACGGTACGTCGCGTGGGTACTCCCGCTGACTATCGCGCGCCGCAGCCGGGAAGTTGAAACTGTGCTGATTGGTCCGTTGATCGACACGAGCCTCGGGGTGACGCCGAAGCGCGAGCATCTGCTCAGGACTGACGCCGGGACGGAGTTCCTGGGGCAATGGAATTTCGACAGCTATCTGGCGACGGCAGACATCTGGCCGACCGCCGACGTGGGCGACGAGTTTCGCAACGAAGTCGTGTGCCGCATCCCGGTCGTCTTCGCGCAGGGCGATTGGGATACTTCTACGCCGGTTGAGAATACCTTGAATGTCGCGCACTACTTTCTGAACGGGCGAGTGCTGATTGCTGAGCACGGTGGACATGGTGTGCTCGATCCAATAGCCGACCACCTCCCGGAGGTCATGTCAGTCCTGTTGGAGTTTCTGAAAACCGGCAACACCGCCAACGTGCCCGCGCGCGTGAGTTTGCCCGTGCCGAAGTTCCTAGCGCCGGACTTCCCGCTGCCCGCATCGAAACCGAAGGCGTGAGGAGCCTAAGGCATGGCGGCATAAGGCCACCGGTGAGCTCGCGAAGCCGTTCGAACGAAGGGAGCAATAATTGTTACCCCCCGACGAGGTTAGAGCCCGGAGAGTCTGTTTCATGGAACGCTTTTGGCTTGCGTCTGGCCGCTATCAACGGCCGGTGAATAAGGTCTTCTCATCCACAAAGCAAAGCCCGTTGCCCCAGGGATCCCTAACGTAGAACGATCGCTCACCCCAGGGGCGTTTGACGATGTCGCCGGCGCGTTCTTCGTGGACCTCCTCCGTTGAGAGGCATCCTAGCTCGCTCGCACGTTCGTGAACCCTTTCGACGTCCTTCACCGAGAAGTAAACGTCATCGACGTTGGGCGACGGCTCGATATCGCCGGGTGCCGGGTCAAGAATCGCCAGGATCACCGGGCCACAATCGAAGTAAGCTCGCGAACCACGCAGCTTCCTTCCCTTGATCCCAAGCAGTTTGGTATAGAAGTCGACGGCCGCATCGAGGTCGGCAACCTCCAACACCACTCGGAACAGCTTAGGCGCGTCAGCCATCGTTCATCTCCTTTCTGCGATTCAACAGTGAACCAAAGTCGGAGAAGCGATTGAGAAATACCCGTGACCCCGGCCGAACTGAATCACTGTCGCCGGTCAGCCAAGGCTAAAGTGATAGTTGCGCCGGTATCATCATGGTTTCGGCATGGTTTCAGCCGGGTTTCAGCGCCGTCCATAGAGTCTCAAAGTTGGCCGCCGCCGCCAATTCTCCTTCTCGTACCAGAACTCCACGCTTCGTATGCCTCGCCGGTCACCCGGCAGGTCAATCGCGCGTGTCCTTCCGCCAGCGCGTATTCGCTCCCGGACGTCGACCTGATGATCGGCGCCGTTCTCAAAATGAACGACCACCCGGTTGAATTCAATGGCGCCGCCTTGAACCTGGAGCTGAATCGCCCGGAACCCCCCGCGCGCGTTCACACGGATGTTGTCGTGGTCCGACCTGCCGTCTACGTGAGATTGTCCGAGGTATTCCCATCGTCCCCCGCGGTCACGGTCGTCGTCGCGGTTACGCCTCTGAGCATCTGTAGCAATGGTGAAACTGAACAGCAGAACCAACGCACCAACCACGCGAATCGATCTTTGTAAGTTCATGGTTTCTCCTTCCAAACGGATTTGATGACTATGTCCTCAGGCTAGCATGCGGAGCATCCCTGTTCAAACCCGCAAGGGCAAAGTGCGAAGGGCTAAGAGCAAAGTGCGAAGGGCTAAGAGCAAAGGGCGAAGCGCTAAGAGCAAAGGGCAAAGGGCTAAGAGCAAAGGGCAAAGGGCGAAGGGCAATGGGATCCTTCGCCCTTCAGCATTCGCCTTCTGCTCTTTGCCCTTTGCCCTTAGCGCTTCGCCCTTTGCTCTTTGTTCGTTGCTCTTTGCTCTTTGCCCTTTGCTCTTTGCTCAGCCACCGAGCAACGCGACGATCTTGGGGCGGCGCTTCGCCTGCGCAAGTTCCAGAGGCGTGTTGCCTTCGTTGTCCTGCCGACTTGAGTCACCGCCGGCATCAAGAAGGGCTTTCAAAACCTTTTCATTGCCGCGCGAAACCGCTTGATGGACGGCGGTCCAGCCTTGCTCGTCGGCAACATTGGGGCTCGCGCCGCGCTCGAGCATCCACAGCGCTTGTTTGAACTGCCCCCAGCGAATCATCTGGTTCAGCAGCGGCTTGCCTTCGTCTATCGCTCGATCAAGCTTCGCGCCCCGGCGCAATGCCAGTTC is a window from the Acidobacteriota bacterium genome containing:
- a CDS encoding sigma-70 family RNA polymerase sigma factor — translated: MKVQGTDTAERLAIEAAQKDPARFAELYENNFERVYAYIARRVRDRHEAEDLTSEVFHQALANLPRFEWRGVPFAAWLFKIAANSIIDRSKRVAKESEVPMTLDLPADVSSQQIEDEVEQRARLFKLVDRLPSDQRRVIGMRFAEEKSIREVAQELGRTEGAVKQLQFRALQNLRTWERSRPGRLPGKQTGNTNG
- a CDS encoding VOC family protein, yielding MANATLIEQLDEALEAILANPGAPLPPVNASVDALLRVAAELRDLPRADFKARLKADLERRASMRTTAVKPIREGFHTITPYLIVKEAAELIDFVKQAFGAGELYRGTGTAGGIHAEVKIGDSIVMMGGGPALGRASSPTGIHLYVEDADAVYERALQAGGTSMYGPVDQVYGDREAGVKDLSGNHWYIATHKGAGHIPEGLRTVTPFLHPRGADRMIDFLKEAFGAEEESRAQSPDGVIHHATVRIGDSMIEMGEAHGEWQPMATTFFMYVDDVDSVYQRAVAAGGVSQSEPADQPYGDRVAGVSDPFDNVWYIATHIRDAPA
- a CDS encoding VOC family protein encodes the protein MTTKVNHIPAGYHTATPYLIAKDAAAAIEFYKKAFGATELERITDESGAVRHGEFKIGDSPFMITDEHPDYPAWQSPLSRGGSPVHIYLYVEDVDAAFKQAISCGAAELLPVQDQFYGDRSGALTDPFGHVWYIATHIEDVSSEEIMRRAAEGKH
- a CDS encoding VOC family protein; amino-acid sequence: MTSKPARVPQPAVTPYLTVKGAADAIEYYKKVFGAEETMRLAEPDGRIGHAEIMIGGSPIMMSDEYPDLDALSPQSRGGSTVGIHLYVEDVDEVFSRAVAEGATAARPVKDEFYGDRSCKLVDPFGHVWYVSTRKEDLSAAEVTQRYNDLMKQ
- a CDS encoding peroxiredoxin, which codes for MLEAGNPFPNFSLPNQDGKTVSLGDFAGKWLVVYFYPKDDTPGCTIQGKSFTATKSDFDAAGINVVGVSQDDVDSHKSFCDKFSFTIDLLADTNAEMLKACGVGQSEYKGTMYWDRTSFVVDPTGIVRKVYEKVNPQGHETVLLGDIKHLKGE
- a CDS encoding dienelactone hydrolase family protein, which translates into the protein MRKAMMIVTVLVLLLASIPALAQSSAAARDQHAEHMAFNAVEQDWAKQRADKSPRHQEWVKVKNGTREVNSFLVFPEVKSKATAIIVIHEIFGMSDWVRSLTDQLAEAGYIAIAPDLLSGMGPKGGGSSEFDRSGIGQAIRDLPADQITADLNAVADYVSKLPASNGKVAVGGFCYGGSQTFRFATNRPSLKAAFVFYGGGPESKEAIAKIKCPVYGFYGGSDSRINATIPKSQELMKEAGKTYEPVTYAGAGHGFMRAGEDPTANEATPEAKAIKEANKKARDEAWVRWKDLLKKL
- a CDS encoding alpha/beta hydrolase yields the protein MKLQACAILTICSLAAATQTVGLQVKPDVTGTRKAGEIVLEPASLSTPETGALNFELGTLYVPENRADPKSRIIGVGFARFRALQPTTAPPQFHLPGGPGDSYLRGLKQDNRQLARWIKSINIYRRVGDVVFVDQRGNSERGEILKLKYRTPDQPLDQPTSLARATAAFVEGARAAVAEYEKKGIDLRGYTVKECADDVNDLRRALGYDRITLVGTSFGSQWSFAVMRRHPEVIARALLSGVEPLDYGYDMPSHVFAAVQRMWWEAEKDPRLKPYLPRGGLMTAAREVFRRLDRGAVQVRLSDTVTVTVGREDFQRDFPRGANGPAFLLSLYYERYVAWVLPLTIARRSREVETVLIGPLIDTSLGVTPKREHLLRTDAGTEFLGQWNFDSYLATADIWPTADVGDEFRNEVVCRIPVVFAQGDWDTSTPVENTLNVAHYFLNGRVLIAEHGGHGVLDPIADHLPEVMSVLLEFLKTGNTANVPARVSLPVPKFLAPDFPLPASKPKA
- a CDS encoding VOC family protein; translation: MADAPKLFRVVLEVADLDAAVDFYTKLLGIKGRKLRGSRAYFDCGPVILAILDPAPGDIEPSPNVDDVYFSVKDVERVHERASELGCLSTEEVHEERAGDIVKRPWGERSFYVRDPWGNGLCFVDEKTLFTGR